In the genome of Streptomyces sp. Q6, the window CGCGCCCCCGGCGATGTACGGGGTGACCGAGCTGCCGCCCGTCTCCGCCAGGTCGCCCTTGGCCGCGGCCTGCTGGGCGGCGACCGGCTTGTCGGCCTTGGCGCCCTGCGGCTTCACGTCGTCGGCGGGCTTCGGGGATGCGGGCGGCACCGACGCCGCGGCCTTCGGGGCCTCACAGGTGGCACCGGCCAGCGTCACCTCGCCGTTGACCTCCGCCACGTTCAGCTTCAACGGGTTGACGGAGACCTTCAGTTGGAGGGCGGACGCCGCGGCCGTCGTCGAGGTCGTCGACGTGTGGGAGAGGCCGAGCGTCACCTCGCCGACGCCGGGGACCTTGACCTCGGTCGTGCCGCCCGCGCTCAGCGTGACCTTCTTGCCGAGGACGGTGACGGAACCCAGCAGGTTCGACTCGGCGACCGGCTTCTTGCCCGCTTCGCACAGGGCCTTCGACGTGACCTGGTCGACCTCGATGAGGGAGAGCAGCGGCAGGCCGGGGACGTGCACCTTGGCGTGGACGAGCTGGGTGAAGCCCTCCGCCTTGTGGTCGTCGACCGTGGCCCGCGCCTTGGCCACGTCGGCCTGGAGCACGCTGAACGGCTGCCCGCCGTCCACGCCGTCCAGCTTCACGGTCAGCGCGGTCTTCTCGGCGCTCGCGGGGGCCTGCACCTCGTTCAGCGCGACCTTGAGCGGGACGTTCACGGTCTTGTTCAGGAGGGAGACGTCCAGGCCGGTGCGGAGCACGACCGCGCTGGACGTGCCGCCGTGGTCGCCGGTGGCGGCCGCCGGTCCTGCGGCGCCGAGGACGACCGGGCCCGCGGCGAGCGCGGTCGCCACGGCCGTCGCGGCGAGGCGGCGGGCGGGCGTGCGCAGGGCGGCGGCGGTGAAGGTGGAGCTGGGCATGCTGGTGGGACCCCCAGGAGAGGACGGGCCGGGACAGGGACCGTCGGATGAATGAGACGTACGCGATCGGCGGATGCCGCCGGACGGCCACGCCATGGGGACATCGCGCGGCGCCGCCGACAGGCATCCACCGGTCGTCAACGAGGGAATCTTTACGCACTGAGAGTGAACAGGCGGCAACCAGGCGTCAGTTCACCCCAAAGGGGGGTTTCCGCGCATCTCTTCGAATCTGTTGGCTCGCGTGTTCCCTCTCGCCCCTCTGTTGCCGCGCACGCCGGTCGACAGCGCGGGCGCAGGCGAATTGTGTGCAACGAGCAGCGATGACGCCGGGTCACGCTGCGTCAACCCCCGTACCGCCGGGCCCGGTTCACCGCGCCCGGCGACGGGGCGCCTCAGCCCACCACCCTGCCCCGCAGCACGATCCGGCGCGGTGCCGCCAGTACGCCGACGTCGGTCCGGGGGTCCGCCCCGTAGACG includes:
- a CDS encoding SCO1860 family LAETG-anchored protein; translated protein: MPSSTFTAAALRTPARRLAATAVATALAAGPVVLGAAGPAAATGDHGGTSSAVVLRTGLDVSLLNKTVNVPLKVALNEVQAPASAEKTALTVKLDGVDGGQPFSVLQADVAKARATVDDHKAEGFTQLVHAKVHVPGLPLLSLIEVDQVTSKALCEAGKKPVAESNLLGSVTVLGKKVTLSAGGTTEVKVPGVGEVTLGLSHTSTTSTTAAASALQLKVSVNPLKLNVAEVNGEVTLAGATCEAPKAAASVPPASPKPADDVKPQGAKADKPVAAQQAAAKGDLAETGGSSVTPYIAGGAIVLLVAGGGAVGMARRGRSRA